A stretch of the Halorussus salinus genome encodes the following:
- a CDS encoding complex I subunit 1/NuoH family protein encodes MLLPLQAEPTLLPETIGRVLFGSEMAIWQEAIAGFIGAFIIANVMLANAGVAGPWAKRKITASFTDRIAVNRIGPFGLLIIPAAAVQLMAKELIIPDGVDRPAYDFAPIVLAGSALLGFAVIPMGSIFGINLQLADPETGLAYVFAVASIATLALTMAGYASNNKYSLMGGLRAIAQNIAYEIPLVVTAASVVLFTGTLQTSEIVAQQAEPLVTIAGVTIPSWFAFVNPFAFVLFMVANLAEIGRNPFDIPEAPTEIVAGYMTEYSSIYFVLFYMGEFIHIFLGGAIVATVFLGGPSGPILPGFIWFIIKIWAVFLFTQWARSAVPRVRIDQLIEIGWKGMLVLSFANLVLTAVIVGVML; translated from the coding sequence ATGTTGCTCCCCTTGCAGGCCGAACCGACCCTGCTACCCGAAACCATCGGTAGAGTGCTGTTCGGCTCCGAGATGGCCATCTGGCAGGAAGCCATCGCGGGGTTCATCGGCGCGTTCATCATCGCGAACGTCATGCTGGCCAACGCCGGGGTCGCCGGGCCGTGGGCCAAGCGGAAGATAACCGCGTCGTTCACCGACCGCATCGCCGTCAACCGCATCGGTCCGTTCGGCCTCCTCATCATTCCGGCCGCGGCGGTCCAGTTGATGGCGAAAGAACTCATCATCCCGGACGGCGTCGACCGACCGGCGTACGACTTCGCGCCCATCGTGTTGGCGGGGTCGGCGCTGCTCGGTTTCGCGGTCATTCCGATGGGTTCGATTTTCGGCATCAATCTCCAACTCGCCGACCCCGAAACCGGGTTGGCCTACGTGTTCGCGGTCGCCTCCATCGCGACGCTCGCGCTGACGATGGCGGGCTACGCGTCGAACAACAAGTACTCGCTGATGGGCGGTCTGCGCGCCATCGCACAGAACATCGCCTACGAGATTCCGCTCGTCGTCACGGCGGCGTCGGTCGTGCTGTTCACGGGGACGCTCCAGACCAGCGAAATCGTCGCACAGCAGGCCGAACCGCTCGTGACGATTGCTGGCGTTACGATTCCGTCGTGGTTCGCGTTCGTGAACCCCTTCGCGTTCGTGCTGTTCATGGTCGCGAACCTCGCGGAAATCGGGCGTAACCCGTTCGACATCCCGGAAGCGCCGACCGAAATCGTCGCCGGGTACATGACCGAGTACTCCAGCATCTACTTCGTCCTGTTCTACATGGGCGAGTTCATCCACATCTTCCTCGGTGGTGCCATCGTTGCGACGGTGTTCCTCGGCGGTCCGTCCGGTCCGATTCTGCCGGGATTCATCTGGTTCATCATCAAAATCTGGGCAGTCTTCCTGTTCACGCAGTGGGCGCGGTCGGCGGTTCCCCGCGTTCGCATCGACCAACTCATCGAGATCGGCTGGAAGGGCATGCTCGTGTTGAGCTTCGCTAACCTCGTCCTGACGGCCGTCATCGTCGGGGTGATGCTCTAA